A single window of Nicotiana tomentosiformis chromosome 1, ASM39032v3, whole genome shotgun sequence DNA harbors:
- the LOC104102785 gene encoding probable xyloglucan endotransglucosylase/hydrolase protein 30, whose amino-acid sequence MDFIRKKICLSVFLFFHVWFSTALNVSTIPFSDGFSHLFGEGNILHATDDKSLQLHLNQRTGSGFKSSDLYNHGFFSAKIKLPSDYTAGIVVAFYTTNGDLFTQTHDELDFEFLGNIRGKAWRFQTNMYGNGSTSRGREERYYLWFDPSKEFHRYSILWTNKNIIFYIDDVPIREIVRNDAMGGDYPSKPMGLYATIWDASDWATSGGKYKTNYKYAPFIAEFTDLVLNGCAMDPLEQVVNNPSCDEKDDELQKADVSRITPRQRMAMKRFRSKYMYYSYCYDSLRYSVPPPECEIDPIEQQHFKETGRLKFNKHHHRHPKRTKSQVLDARNYGNQDEE is encoded by the exons ATGGATTTCATCAGAAAGAAGATATGTCTGTCTGTCTTCTTGTTTTTCCATGTCTGGTTTAGTACAGCCCTAAATGTCTCCACCATACCTTTTAGCGATGGCTTCAGCCATCTCTTTGGCGAAGGAAACATTCTTCATGCTACTGATGATAAGAGCCTTCAACTTCACCTCAACCAACGCAcag GTTCAGGGTTTAAATCTTCTGACCTCTACAACCATGGTTTCTTCAGTGCTAAGATAAAATTGCCATCAGATTATACTGCAGGAATCGTTGTTGCCTTCTAT ACGACGAATGGTGATTTATTTACACAGACACATGATGAACTGGATTTTGAGTTTCTGGGAAATATAAGAGGAAAAGCATGGAGATTTCAGACAAATATGTATGGAAATGGAAGCACAAGTAGAGGAAGAGAAGAACGATATTATCTTTGGTTCGACCCTTCTAAAGAATTTCATCGTTACAGTATCCTGTGGACCAACAAAAACATCAT ATTTTATATAGATGATGTTCCAATTAGAGAAATCGTACGTAATGATGCAATGGGAGGAGACTATCCATCAAAGCCAATGGGACTATATGCAACAATATGGGATGCTTCAGATTGGGCTACTTCAGGAGGCAAATATAAAACAAATTACAAATATGCACCATTTATAGCTGAATTCACTGATTTAGTACTAAATGGATGTGCAATGGATCCATTGGAACAAGTAGTAAACAACCCTAGTTGTGATGAGAAAGATGATGAACTTCAAAAGGCAGATGTTTCAAGAATTACACCAAGACAAAGAATGGCTATGAAAAGATTTAGGTCAAAATATATGTATTATTCTTATTGTTACGATTCTTTGAGATACTCAGTGCCACCACCAGAATGCGAGATAGATCCAATTGAACAACAACATTTCAAAGAGACGGGGAGGTTGAAGTTTAACAAGCACCACCATCGCCATCCAAAGAGAACAAAAAGTCAAGTTCTTGATGCTAGGAATTATGGAAATCAAGATGAAGAGTGA